Proteins encoded within one genomic window of Rhododendron vialii isolate Sample 1 chromosome 1a, ASM3025357v1:
- the LOC131301991 gene encoding uncharacterized protein LOC131301991 produces the protein MEYHAALFDHMKDLIVIVSSKPSEETEETETETETGAGAGAGAGAGEGEGEGEEEEEEEEEEEVEEGDGNPFGAGMVINERGYILTCAHLVPQGNDVTVYYMGAEGREAEEFLRDEKCDLVILRTKGASVGRRKFCEFGGTEALHMGMALFTISHPHGILYSFLTGNVAYPERMRQQIPFYYRSSIPDEGSFFQINNMHGTVRTSHGAPVFDSSGKVYGLITFTKGFDFAVRPETLKKLVKSCSEKLRAEGEKGKGKGKGRF, from the coding sequence ATGGAATATCACGCGGCATTGTTTGACCACATGAAGGATTTGATTGTGATTGTGTCTTCTAAGCCATCGGAGGAGACGGAGGAGACGGAGACGGAGACGGAGAcgggggcgggggcgggggcgggggcgggggcgggtgagggtgagggtgagggtgaggaggaggaggaggaggaggaggaggaggaggttgagGAGGGTGACGGGAATCCGTTTGGAGCTGGTATGGTGATAAACGAGAGGGGCTATATTTTGACTTGTGCACATTTGGTGCCCCAGGGTAACGATGTAACTGTATATTATATGGGTGCCGAAGGTAGGGAGGCTGAGGAATTTCTTCGGGACGAGAAATGCGATTTAGTTATTTTGAGAACTAAGGGAGCGAGTGTTGGTCGCCGTAAGTTCTGTGAATTTGGGGGTACCGAAGCCCTACACATGGGGATGGCTTTATTCACAATCAGTCATCCTCACGGAATTCTTTATAGTTTTTTAACTGGCAATGTCGCTTATCCTGAGAGGATGAGACAACAAATTCCTTTTTACTATCGCAGTTCTATCCCAGACGAGGGTTCGTTCTTTCAGATCAACAATATGCACGGTACTGTGAGAACTTCACATGGTGCTCCCGTTTTTGATTCAAGTGGAAAAGTGTACGGGTTAATAACTTTTACGAAGGGATTTGATTTTGCTGTTCGTCCTGAGACTTTGAAGAAGTTGGTGAAGTCGTGCAGTGAAAAGCTAAGAGCTGAAGGagagaaggggaaggggaaaggGAAGGGGAGATTTTGA